In Flavobacterium lacustre, a genomic segment contains:
- a CDS encoding DUF4837 family protein, whose amino-acid sequence MNKTHFLYLLFTLIFFSCSKKNDVLPRETSGKINTISVIIDDPLWNGEIGDSIRNKFASPVIGLPQEEPLFTINQYPVKLLEGFATDSRTIIVVKKAAKNSFEINKNQYASPQNVFHISGKTSAAIIDTIEKNAPKIVQMIKEMEIAETQKINKQSLINPKIITNKFHITLNIPSGYEYMLHKSKFIWLKKEIISGNMSLLIYQVPLHSIKKGDNEIASIVRMRDSIGKYIHGTDPNTPMITEEGYAPYLFKIQLDGKPTYETKGTWELKNDFMAGPFINYAIVDKAYSRILVLEGFCYSPSKEKRDLMHELEAIIKSVHIVKR is encoded by the coding sequence ATGAATAAAACCCATTTTTTATACCTTCTATTTACACTCATCTTTTTTTCTTGTTCTAAAAAGAACGATGTTTTGCCTCGTGAAACATCAGGGAAAATAAACACCATTTCGGTTATCATTGATGATCCGTTATGGAACGGCGAAATTGGTGACAGCATCCGGAACAAGTTTGCTTCGCCAGTAATCGGATTGCCTCAGGAAGAGCCCCTTTTCACTATAAATCAATATCCTGTAAAACTTCTCGAAGGATTTGCGACCGACAGCAGAACGATTATTGTGGTAAAAAAAGCGGCGAAAAATAGTTTTGAAATTAATAAAAACCAATATGCTTCACCACAAAACGTGTTTCATATTTCGGGAAAAACCAGCGCGGCCATTATCGACACTATTGAAAAAAATGCTCCGAAAATAGTGCAAATGATTAAGGAAATGGAAATCGCCGAAACCCAAAAAATCAATAAACAATCGCTGATTAACCCCAAAATCATTACCAATAAATTTCATATTACATTAAATATTCCTTCCGGTTACGAATACATGCTTCATAAAAGTAAATTTATTTGGCTGAAGAAAGAGATTATCAGCGGAAACATGAGTTTGTTAATTTACCAAGTTCCGTTGCATTCGATAAAAAAAGGAGACAACGAAATCGCATCTATTGTACGAATGCGCGATTCTATTGGTAAATACATTCACGGCACCGACCCGAATACTCCCATGATTACAGAAGAAGGATATGCGCCGTATCTATTTAAAATACAACTTGACGGCAAACCTACGTATGAAACCAAAGGAACTTGGGAACTCAAAAATGATTTCATGGCAGGACCATTTATCAATTATGCAATTGTAGATAAAGCTTACAGCAGGATTTTAGTTTTAGAAGGATTTTGTTATTCTCCCTCTAAAGAAAAACGAGATTTAATGCACGAATTAGAGGCAATTATAAAATCGGTTCATATCGTGAAAAGATAA